One Nitrospira sp. genomic region harbors:
- a CDS encoding DUF420 domain-containing protein yields MDLKTILWYLVLSSLTVAYLVVLAGVRAAKSHDVSHHSHRMIVGCTIVGIWLVAYVLKQAIFGRESFKGPDSAYWSVYVPVFVTHMLLAVTTIGLGAYNLYMGLHRLRYGSVGAMVAGMTTHRRMGNALVWTFSGTMVTAYLVYLMLFVWYRS; encoded by the coding sequence ATGGACCTAAAAACAATTCTCTGGTACCTCGTCCTCTCCAGCCTGACTGTCGCCTATCTGGTTGTGTTGGCCGGTGTGCGAGCCGCCAAGTCGCACGATGTCTCGCATCATTCACATCGCATGATCGTAGGCTGCACGATCGTCGGGATCTGGCTGGTGGCCTACGTCCTCAAACAAGCGATCTTCGGGCGCGAATCGTTCAAAGGCCCTGACAGCGCCTATTGGAGCGTCTATGTGCCGGTGTTCGTCACGCACATGCTGCTCGCAGTCACGACCATAGGGTTGGGCGCCTACAACCTCTATATGGGCCTCCACCGCCTGCGGTACGGAAGCGTCGGGGCCATGGTGGCCGGCATGACGACCCACCGGCGGATGGGCAATGCACTGGTCTGGACGTTCAGCGGCACGATGGTCACCGCGTATCTCGTCTATTTGATGTTGTTTGTCTGGTACCGGAGCTAA
- a CDS encoding protein-glutamate O-methyltransferase, translated as MDYAITKQEYERIRTLLYDESGISLGDSKQSLVVSRLTKRLRDLQMEDFSSYYEYVTRDESGEEFTRMLDLLSTNKTDFFREPKHFHFLRERILPTLEQEKRIRIWSSACSTGEEPYTIAMTLHEAVKNPALWNFQILASDISTRVLAHAAKGLYAEERVREVPEEIVKRHFLQGRGDSAGLVKVKPHLSAIIKFRRMNLMDDRFPIKAPLDLIFCRNVMIYFDRPTQERLVNKFYHHLKPGGYLFIGHSESLQWVSHPFKTIAPTIYWKEA; from the coding sequence ATGGATTATGCCATTACGAAGCAGGAGTATGAGCGCATCCGCACCTTGTTGTACGACGAAAGCGGCATCTCACTGGGGGACAGCAAGCAATCCTTAGTGGTGTCCCGTCTCACCAAACGTTTGCGCGACCTCCAAATGGAGGATTTTTCCTCGTACTACGAGTACGTCACCCGGGATGAGAGCGGGGAAGAATTCACGCGGATGCTGGATCTGCTGTCCACGAACAAGACCGACTTTTTCCGCGAACCCAAACATTTCCATTTTCTGCGCGAGCGCATTCTCCCCACGTTGGAACAGGAGAAGCGCATTCGCATCTGGTCTTCCGCCTGCTCGACCGGGGAGGAGCCGTACACCATCGCCATGACGTTGCACGAGGCCGTGAAGAATCCGGCCTTGTGGAACTTTCAGATTCTGGCGTCAGACATCTCCACCCGTGTGTTGGCCCACGCCGCCAAAGGGCTCTATGCCGAAGAGCGTGTGCGCGAAGTTCCGGAAGAGATTGTGAAACGCCATTTCCTCCAGGGACGCGGGGACAGCGCCGGACTGGTCAAGGTGAAGCCGCACCTCTCCGCCATCATCAAGTTTCGCCGTATGAACCTGATGGACGACCGTTTTCCGATCAAAGCGCCGCTGGATCTCATCTTCTGCCGGAATGTGATGATCTATTTCGACCGTCCGACGCAGGAACGGCTGGTCAACAAGTTCTATCACCATCTCAAACCCGGCGGGTATCTCTTCATTGGTCATTCGGAAAGCCTGCAGTGGGTATCCCACCCGTTCAAGACCATCGCGCCGACGATTTACTGGAAGGAAGCCTGA
- a CDS encoding chemoreceptor glutamine deamidase CheD → MNDNRFPTEVACILPGEFFVSREPMVVYTVLGSCISACVRDPIAGVGGMNHFMLPAPKEHQSGDAWGGESTRYGSFAMEQLINEILKRGGMKHRLEVKLFGAGRIYDGNIDVGARNTEWVLQYLKTEGYTLAKSDLGDVFPRKVYYFTDSGRVLMKKLERVKNRTIVDRETEYQHRIEVEPIAQESNVTLF, encoded by the coding sequence ATGAACGACAACCGTTTCCCGACCGAGGTCGCCTGTATTCTCCCGGGTGAGTTTTTCGTGAGCCGAGAACCCATGGTGGTCTATACCGTCCTCGGTTCCTGCATCTCAGCCTGTGTCCGGGACCCGATCGCGGGAGTCGGGGGCATGAATCATTTCATGCTCCCGGCACCGAAGGAGCATCAGTCGGGCGATGCCTGGGGAGGGGAATCCACACGCTATGGTTCTTTCGCCATGGAGCAGTTGATCAACGAGATCCTCAAGCGCGGTGGCATGAAACACCGGCTGGAGGTGAAGTTGTTCGGCGCCGGACGGATTTATGACGGCAATATCGATGTCGGGGCCCGGAATACAGAATGGGTCCTGCAGTACCTCAAGACCGAAGGTTACACGCTCGCGAAGAGCGATCTGGGCGACGTGTTCCCGAGAAAGGTCTACTACTTTACCGACTCAGGCCGAGTACTGATGAAAAAACTCGAGCGGGTGAAGAATCGGACGATTGTCGATCGAGAAACCGAATACCAGCATCGGATCGAAGTCGAACCGATTGCACAAGAGAGCAATGTCACACTTTTCTGA
- a CDS encoding chemotaxis response regulator protein-glutamate methylesterase: protein MAKIRVLTIDDSALMRQVLAELLSKDPAIEVIGSAPDPYVAREKIKALNPDVLTLDVEMPKMDGLTFLEKLMRGRPMPVIMVSSLTEAGCQTTLRALELGAVDFITKPKIDLREGMDNLADDLIAKVKGAATACIRRGAPVSGPDGARPAVLSSAMIKTTDMIIAIGASTGGTEAVKEVLQVLPPNTPPVLITQHMPERFTKTWADRMNQLCRISVKEAEDGDSVLPGHALIAPGNYHMTLVRSGARYSVRINQNEPVNRHRPSVDVMFDSVAQYAGGNAVGVILTGMGGDGAKGLLRMKEAGAYTIAQDEASCVVFGMPKEAIKLGAAEIVRPLNEIASTILNHVTRA, encoded by the coding sequence ATGGCTAAGATCCGGGTTCTGACGATCGACGATTCTGCGCTGATGCGGCAAGTACTGGCCGAACTGCTTTCCAAGGATCCTGCCATCGAAGTGATCGGCAGCGCGCCGGATCCCTATGTGGCCAGAGAAAAAATCAAAGCGCTCAACCCCGACGTGCTCACGCTGGACGTGGAAATGCCGAAGATGGACGGGCTGACGTTTCTCGAGAAACTCATGCGCGGGCGCCCCATGCCTGTGATTATGGTGAGTTCGCTGACGGAAGCCGGTTGCCAAACCACACTGCGGGCATTGGAACTGGGCGCCGTCGACTTCATTACCAAACCCAAGATCGATCTCCGTGAGGGGATGGACAATCTCGCCGACGATCTGATCGCAAAAGTCAAAGGCGCTGCCACAGCCTGCATTCGGCGGGGAGCCCCGGTGTCCGGCCCGGACGGCGCCCGGCCGGCGGTCTTGAGTTCGGCCATGATCAAGACCACGGATATGATCATCGCCATCGGCGCTTCAACCGGAGGCACCGAGGCGGTCAAGGAGGTGCTGCAAGTCCTGCCACCCAACACTCCTCCGGTCCTGATCACCCAGCACATGCCGGAGCGGTTCACCAAAACCTGGGCCGACCGGATGAACCAACTCTGCCGCATCTCCGTCAAGGAGGCCGAGGACGGAGACAGCGTCCTGCCGGGGCATGCGCTGATTGCTCCCGGCAATTACCACATGACGCTGGTCCGCAGCGGCGCGCGCTATTCGGTCCGCATCAACCAAAACGAACCGGTCAATCGCCATCGCCCCTCGGTCGACGTCATGTTCGACTCCGTCGCGCAATATGCCGGCGGCAACGCGGTGGGTGTGATCCTGACCGGAATGGGCGGAGACGGCGCCAAGGGACTGCTGCGGATGAAGGAAGCCGGCGCCTATACCATCGCCCAGGACGAGGCCTCATGTGTGGTGTTCGGGATGCCGAAAGAGGCCATTAAGCTCGGCGCCGCCGAGATCGTCCGGCCGCTCAACGAGATTGCGTCGACTATTTTGAACCATGTCACCCGTGCCTGA
- a CDS encoding STAS domain-containing protein has translation MKISQETNNRKATLRLEGNFTYTQRKAFQEMLKTVCTDQVEEVVIDLSQVAFLDSAALGLLMISHRQLEAERRKLSLAYPQPTVRQIIELANLHKTIPMIDAGVSTLAKKSA, from the coding sequence ATGAAAATTTCCCAGGAAACGAATAATAGGAAAGCGACCCTGAGACTCGAAGGAAACTTTACCTACACCCAGCGCAAAGCGTTTCAAGAGATGCTGAAGACTGTCTGCACCGATCAAGTGGAAGAAGTCGTGATCGACCTGTCCCAGGTGGCGTTTCTCGACAGCGCGGCATTGGGGTTGCTGATGATCAGCCACCGGCAATTGGAAGCCGAACGACGCAAGCTCTCGTTGGCCTATCCTCAGCCGACGGTTCGCCAGATTATCGAACTGGCGAATTTGCATAAGACGATCCCGATGATCGATGCCGGCGTGTCGACCCTGGCTAAGAAAAGCGCCTAA
- a CDS encoding STAS domain-containing protein, with amino-acid sequence MQITERRIGQSIILDLTGELSYANRTTFKAAVERSKRAGCRHLILNMQGVRFLDSSALGTLALLAQSFPAAQGMVSLLNPQSYVKEIITLANLHQILPVYNSEQDALAGSRLPAAG; translated from the coding sequence ATGCAGATCACTGAACGCCGTATCGGGCAGTCCATCATTCTCGATCTGACGGGTGAACTCAGCTACGCCAATCGCACCACGTTCAAAGCGGCGGTGGAACGGAGTAAGCGAGCGGGCTGTCGGCATCTGATTTTGAACATGCAAGGGGTTCGCTTTCTGGACAGTTCGGCGCTCGGCACATTGGCGCTGCTGGCCCAGAGTTTTCCGGCCGCGCAAGGCATGGTCAGCCTGCTGAACCCCCAGAGCTATGTCAAAGAAATCATCACCCTGGCGAATCTCCACCAGATCCTGCCGGTTTATAATTCGGAACAGGATGCCCTTGCCGGGAGCCGTCTTCCGGCGGCCGGATAA
- a CDS encoding SpoIIE family protein phosphatase has product MAESAHRIVDESLAGKAAKPVPVILLVDDDEITRISMAGRLKRLGYRVIEAGDGVAGLAAIRAQRPDLVILDWMMPGLDGPSVCEAIRADGELRSSQVVLMTAHDKPEQIAEGLSRGADDFLSKAASKQEVLARVQASLRSSALVREIERTRDDLDRSHRLLSAKQAELESELQSAADFVRAQLPLPGMPAPGISMQWAYQPSLALGGDLFQVSVWGSETLGLYILDASGHGVSAALRAVALMSFLREDNLAKVVGSFDPGAIITEANHRFPLTQDGEYFTLWVGRLHLPSRTLSYAAAGHSGAFLHSLQGDSQWLSSASLPLGFDPAISFDSATAQLRPRDRLYLLSDGIYEAPSPAGELWGRDRLQATLESHRAHTLAHSIGDTMTTARQWLEGDIFPDDVALLGVELLDSTASAKEKS; this is encoded by the coding sequence GTGGCTGAGTCAGCACATCGCATCGTGGATGAATCTCTTGCCGGGAAGGCCGCCAAGCCTGTGCCGGTCATCCTTCTCGTCGACGACGATGAGATTACCCGTATCAGTATGGCCGGCCGGCTGAAACGATTGGGCTACCGTGTCATCGAAGCCGGCGATGGAGTCGCCGGATTGGCCGCCATCCGCGCACAACGTCCCGATCTGGTGATTCTCGATTGGATGATGCCGGGTCTCGACGGCCCCAGCGTCTGCGAGGCGATCCGTGCGGACGGGGAGTTACGGTCCAGCCAGGTCGTCCTCATGACCGCGCACGACAAGCCCGAACAGATTGCGGAGGGGCTCTCGCGTGGCGCCGACGATTTTCTCAGCAAAGCGGCGAGCAAGCAGGAAGTTCTGGCACGGGTGCAGGCCAGCCTCCGATCCAGTGCGCTGGTCCGTGAAATCGAACGTACGCGCGACGATCTCGATCGCTCTCATCGGTTGCTCTCCGCGAAGCAAGCGGAATTGGAGAGCGAGCTGCAATCGGCCGCGGACTTTGTGCGTGCCCAGCTTCCTCTCCCCGGCATGCCGGCTCCCGGAATCAGCATGCAGTGGGCCTATCAACCGTCTCTCGCCTTGGGCGGCGACCTGTTCCAGGTCAGTGTCTGGGGTTCCGAAACGCTCGGTCTTTATATTCTGGATGCGTCGGGCCACGGGGTGTCCGCTGCCTTGCGTGCCGTGGCGCTGATGAGTTTCCTCCGCGAGGACAATCTCGCGAAAGTCGTCGGAAGTTTCGATCCGGGGGCCATCATCACGGAAGCGAACCATCGGTTTCCGCTCACCCAGGACGGGGAATATTTCACCCTGTGGGTCGGGCGTCTGCATCTTCCGTCGCGCACCCTCTCGTATGCAGCAGCGGGACACTCCGGCGCTTTTCTCCATTCCCTCCAAGGGGACTCGCAATGGTTGTCTTCGGCGAGCCTGCCGCTCGGGTTCGACCCGGCGATCTCGTTCGACAGTGCGACCGCACAATTGCGGCCTCGGGATCGTCTGTATCTCCTGAGTGATGGGATCTATGAAGCTCCGTCGCCGGCCGGGGAGTTGTGGGGGAGGGATCGTTTGCAGGCCACACTGGAAAGCCACCGGGCGCACACATTGGCGCACAGCATCGGTGATACCATGACCACGGCCCGACAATGGCTAGAGGGCGACATTTTCCCCGACGATGTGGCGCTCCTCGGCGTCGAACTGCTCGACAGCACGGCTTCGGCAAAGGAGAAGTCATAA
- a CDS encoding Hpt domain-containing protein has product MDAHPVMDLAAAMERFDGDQDLFLTLAEMFLERSPAALAAIQTALADKNLPMLAKEAHKLKGSAMEFCARPTVAAAAQLEESARQSAVSEMAAIGEQVHAEVQRLTAALQIIIEKGFPA; this is encoded by the coding sequence ATGGACGCTCACCCCGTCATGGACCTGGCAGCCGCCATGGAACGGTTCGACGGCGATCAGGACTTATTTCTGACCCTGGCCGAGATGTTTCTTGAGCGTTCGCCGGCCGCACTCGCGGCAATCCAAACCGCCCTCGCAGACAAGAATCTTCCGATGCTGGCCAAGGAAGCGCACAAATTAAAAGGTTCGGCGATGGAGTTCTGCGCTCGCCCGACGGTAGCCGCGGCAGCGCAGCTTGAGGAATCAGCCAGGCAGTCGGCCGTGAGCGAGATGGCGGCGATCGGAGAACAGGTCCATGCCGAAGTGCAGCGGCTGACGGCCGCCCTGCAGATCATCATCGAGAAGGGATTTCCGGCGTGA
- a CDS encoding response regulator, with translation MTRPAASRTLLVVEPCAETLAMVLEQAKTRDLSTMTAPDPHVALAMMDMASPDLLMTDLFLPEPNGLGLIREALKRNARTAVIATTQAGNEQAVLDAVRAGAGDCLYKPARAEELGVALDRALRRIPHTIDDVPGIEQLEYRLVIGTDPGDVESCVTWLMESTAMELPETQRLHLRTTLIELIVNAVEHGSLEIYYREKHEALSTDRFDALIDERRRNPRFAQRRVIVRALYDKFHRRMRYAITDEGNGFTWNRFLTRSDQPCDNRDANGRGVFLAKAFFPDLTYNERGTEVTFSVPLP, from the coding sequence GTGACACGTCCCGCCGCATCCAGAACGCTGTTGGTCGTGGAACCTTGTGCCGAGACGCTGGCCATGGTCCTGGAGCAGGCGAAGACTCGCGACCTCTCGACCATGACAGCCCCTGATCCGCATGTGGCTTTGGCCATGATGGACATGGCCTCGCCGGATCTGCTCATGACCGACCTGTTTCTCCCTGAGCCGAACGGACTGGGGCTGATCCGCGAAGCGCTTAAACGAAACGCGCGAACGGCGGTGATTGCGACCACCCAGGCGGGGAATGAACAGGCTGTTCTGGATGCCGTTCGAGCCGGCGCGGGAGATTGTCTGTACAAACCGGCCCGGGCAGAAGAACTCGGCGTGGCGTTGGATCGGGCGCTCCGGAGAATTCCTCACACCATCGATGATGTGCCGGGCATCGAGCAGTTGGAGTATCGCCTGGTCATCGGAACCGATCCCGGCGACGTTGAATCCTGTGTGACCTGGCTGATGGAGAGTACGGCCATGGAACTGCCCGAAACCCAACGGCTGCACCTTCGCACAACCTTGATCGAGCTGATCGTCAATGCGGTGGAACACGGCAGCCTGGAAATCTACTATCGGGAAAAACATGAGGCGTTGAGTACCGACCGGTTTGATGCCCTGATCGATGAACGGCGCCGCAACCCGCGCTTCGCCCAACGGCGCGTCATCGTCCGGGCGCTGTATGATAAGTTCCACCGTCGCATGCGGTATGCCATCACGGATGAAGGAAACGGCTTCACCTGGAACCGCTTCCTGACGCGATCGGATCAACCCTGCGACAATCGCGACGCAAACGGCCGCGGCGTATTCCTCGCCAAGGCGTTCTTTCCCGATCTCACCTACAACGAGCGCGGAACCGAGGTCACGTTTTCTGTGCCGCTGCCGTAG
- the wecB gene encoding UDP-N-acetylglucosamine 2-epimerase (non-hydrolyzing), which produces MKRIDLIAGARPNFMKIAPIIDALNAARSNGSDLRFRLIHTGQHYDRAMSGSFFEELGIPDPDINLEVGSGTQAEQTAGIMVNYERVLTKEKSDLCLVVGDVTSTMACSIVARKMGIPVAHVEGGIRSNDWTMPEEINRVVTDSITNWFFTTSDTANENLRRAGVTDDRIFFVGNTMIDTLLKQLPRLRPPACWSSLALEPNRYFVVTLHRPANVDGEQQLLGLLKAIADGTHGLPVVFPVHPRTAKNLREAGKMLPSMHYVDPLGYLEFNYLVKHARGVITDSGGITEETTVLGVPCLTLRDNTERPETVTIGTNELIGTDPRKLPPALARLMAGQWKKGAIPPKWDGKAAERIVAQLETLLLSS; this is translated from the coding sequence ATGAAACGTATCGATCTCATCGCCGGCGCCCGGCCGAATTTCATGAAAATTGCGCCGATTATCGACGCTTTGAATGCCGCTCGCTCGAACGGCAGCGACCTGCGCTTCCGCCTCATCCATACGGGACAACACTACGATCGAGCCATGTCGGGAAGCTTTTTCGAAGAGCTCGGTATACCGGATCCGGACATCAATCTGGAGGTGGGGTCGGGGACGCAGGCTGAGCAAACGGCCGGTATTATGGTGAACTACGAGCGGGTCCTGACGAAAGAGAAGAGCGACCTCTGCCTGGTCGTCGGGGACGTCACCTCAACCATGGCCTGTTCGATCGTGGCGCGCAAGATGGGCATTCCCGTGGCCCATGTGGAAGGCGGCATCCGCTCGAACGACTGGACCATGCCGGAGGAGATCAACCGAGTCGTGACGGATTCCATTACCAATTGGTTCTTCACCACCAGCGACACCGCCAACGAAAATCTGCGCCGGGCCGGTGTCACGGATGACCGGATCTTCTTCGTCGGCAACACCATGATCGACACGTTATTGAAGCAACTCCCGCGTTTGCGTCCACCGGCCTGTTGGAGTTCCCTCGCGCTGGAACCGAACCGCTACTTCGTTGTGACCCTGCACCGTCCAGCGAATGTGGACGGCGAGCAGCAACTGCTCGGACTGTTGAAGGCGATTGCAGACGGCACCCACGGGTTGCCGGTAGTCTTTCCGGTGCACCCGCGTACCGCCAAGAATTTGCGCGAAGCCGGCAAGATGCTTCCTTCCATGCACTATGTCGATCCGTTGGGCTACCTCGAATTCAACTATCTCGTGAAACACGCCCGCGGGGTGATTACCGATTCAGGCGGCATCACTGAAGAAACGACCGTGCTCGGAGTGCCCTGTCTGACCTTGCGCGATAACACCGAACGGCCGGAGACCGTGACGATCGGGACCAACGAGTTGATCGGAACCGATCCGCGCAAACTCCCTCCCGCCCTTGCGCGCTTGATGGCCGGGCAATGGAAGAAGGGCGCCATTCCGCCGAAATGGGACGGGAAAGCGGCGGAGCGAATCGTGGCACAGTTAGAAACGCTGCTACTCTCATCATGA
- a CDS encoding type II toxin-antitoxin system PrlF family antitoxin — MSTSTLTSKGQTTIPKDVRERLNLHPGDRLEFVIDEDGRVVVLPASVDASELAGMLKRPAKPVTVEEMNQVIRKRGGRR, encoded by the coding sequence ATGTCCACGTCGACGTTGACCAGCAAAGGCCAGACCACCATACCGAAAGACGTCCGTGAACGGCTCAATCTCCATCCGGGGGATCGTCTAGAATTTGTCATCGACGAGGACGGACGGGTGGTTGTGCTTCCCGCGAGTGTCGATGCCTCGGAGCTTGCCGGCATGCTCAAGCGGCCGGCAAAGCCGGTCACTGTCGAGGAGATGAATCAAGTGATTCGCAAGCGGGGGGGGCGGCGATGA
- a CDS encoding type II toxin-antitoxin system VapC family toxin encodes MIGIDTNVLVRHLVQDDPRQSHAATQVITKQCTRNNPGFINRIVLCELVWVLESAYGYSKDTIVNVLDRLLRTSQLRVEDAQTAWTAYRLYQKGKADFADCLLGSTNRLGGCESTVTFDRAAGRLEGFQLL; translated from the coding sequence ATGATCGGGATCGATACGAATGTGCTCGTCAGGCACTTGGTACAAGACGACCCCCGCCAGTCACACGCAGCCACACAGGTCATCACGAAGCAATGTACGCGAAATAACCCCGGATTTATCAACCGCATCGTCCTCTGCGAGCTAGTCTGGGTCTTGGAGAGCGCCTACGGATATTCGAAAGATACGATCGTGAATGTCCTGGATCGTCTGCTGCGAACGAGCCAACTCAGAGTGGAGGATGCACAGACAGCATGGACAGCCTATCGCCTGTATCAAAAAGGGAAGGCGGATTTTGCGGATTGCCTCCTGGGATCAACGAACCGGCTGGGGGGCTGTGAGTCGACCGTCACCTTTGATCGAGCCGCCGGCAGGCTCGAAGGATTCCAGTTGCTGTAG